One Cololabis saira isolate AMF1-May2022 chromosome 12, fColSai1.1, whole genome shotgun sequence DNA window includes the following coding sequences:
- the birc7 gene encoding baculoviral IAP repeat-containing protein 7 isoform X3, producing MMNDWRTMQCILEEPQMRTEGERLLTFLNWPTDAPVTSRDLARAGFFFLGPGDKVQCFCCGGILRCWINGDSPAGEHKRHFPNCKFILGRAVGNIPLQVGSSDSVDGQLLSQLQRMTMDEQGTAGQPVYPEMEAEDSRLTTFHNWPTEASIQPDVLARAGFFYTGHGDNVKCFYCDGGLRNWEPGDDPWQEHAKWFPRCEFLIQSRGQEYITNIQDVHFHLGDTVGGSQTSTGRDIGSRNAMVGGLGTSSAMLSPVVQTVVQMGFEASLVESLVQTKFLLTGQHYTSVSDLVTDVLQTEEADRQRGANSRVEPEMRQDSSAGNVRRQTPIREKVKDPSPEELLRQLQEERTCKVCMDKLVSIVFIPCGHLVVCGDCAASLRHCPICRAVIRGSVRAFMS from the exons ATGATGAACGACTGGAGAACTATGCAGTGCATCCTTGAGGAGCCTCAGATGCGGACAGAAGGAGAGAGGCTACTAACTTTTCTGAACTGGCCAACAGATGCACCTGTCACATCTAGAGATCTGGCCAGGGCAGGCTTTTTCTTTCTTGGCCCGGGGGACAAAGTTCAGTGTTTCTGCTGTGGAGGGATTTTAAGATGTTGGATAAACGGGGACAGCCCAGCTGGTGAGCACAAGCGGCATTTCCCCAATTGCAAGTTCATACTGGGCCGAGCTGTGGGCAATATTCCACTCCAAGTGGGCTCCTCGGATTCTGTGGATGGCCAGCTATTGAGTCAGCTCCAGAGAATGACTATGGATGAACAAGGAACAGCTGGACAACCAGTGTACCCAGAAATGGAGGCTGAGGATTCCCGTCTCACCACTTTCCACAACTGGCCGACTGAGGCTTCAATCCAGCCGGATGTCCTTGCCAGAGCAGGATTTTTCTACACAG GCCACGGTGATAATGTCAAATGCTTCTACTGTGATGGAGGACTGAGGAACTGGGAGCCTGGCGACGACCCCTGGCAGGAACATGCCAAATGGTTTCCACG ATGTGAGTTTTTAATACAGTCAAGAGGACAGGAGTACATCACCAACATACAAGATGTTCATTTCCATCTGGGAGATACTGTG GGAGGATCCCAGACTTCCACTGGCAGAGACATCGGCTCCAGAAACG CTATGGTGGGAGGTCTGGGAACTTCATCGGCCATGCTTTCTCCTGTGGTGCAAACTGTGGTCCAGATGGGCTTTGAGGCCAGCCTGGTGGAGAGTCTAGTCCAGACCAAATTCCTCCTGACAGGCCAGCACTACACATCCGTGTCTGACCTGGTGACTGATGTACTGCAGACAGAGGAGGCGGACAGACAGAGGGGGGCAAACAGCAGAG TAGAGCCAGAGATGAGACAGGACTCCAGTGCAGGAAATGTGAGGAGACAGACACCAATCCGGGAGAAAG TAAAAGATCCCAGTCCAGAGGAGCTGCTGAGGCAGCTGCAGGAAGAGAGGACCTGTAAAGTATGCATGGACAAGTTGGTGTCCATTGTCTTCATCCCCTGTGGTCACCTGGTGGTTTGTGGTGACTGTGCTGCCAGTCTGCGTCACTGCCCCATCTGCAGAGCTGTCATCAGAGGCAGCGTTCGTGCTTTTATGTCTTAA
- the birc7 gene encoding baculoviral IAP repeat-containing protein 7 isoform X4, with translation MMNDWRTMQCILEEPQMRTEGERLLTFLNWPTDAPVTSRDLARAGFFFLGPGDKVQCFCCGGILRCWINGDSPAGEHKRHFPNCKFILGRAVGNIPLQVGSSDSVDGQLLSQLQRMTMDEQGTAGQPVYPEMEAEDSRLTTFHNWPTEASIQPDVLARAGFFYTGHGDNVKCFYCDGGLRNWEPGDDPWQEHAKWFPRCEFLIQSRGQEYITNIQDVHFHLGDTVGGSQTSTGRDIGSRNAMVGGLGTSSAMLSPVVQTVVQMGFEASLVESLVQTKFLLTGQHYTSVSDLVTDVLQTEEADRQRGANSREPEMRQDSSAGNVRRQTPIREKVKDPSPEELLRQLQEERTCKVCMDKLVSIVFIPCGHLVVCGDCAASLRHCPICRAVIRGSVRAFMS, from the exons ATGATGAACGACTGGAGAACTATGCAGTGCATCCTTGAGGAGCCTCAGATGCGGACAGAAGGAGAGAGGCTACTAACTTTTCTGAACTGGCCAACAGATGCACCTGTCACATCTAGAGATCTGGCCAGGGCAGGCTTTTTCTTTCTTGGCCCGGGGGACAAAGTTCAGTGTTTCTGCTGTGGAGGGATTTTAAGATGTTGGATAAACGGGGACAGCCCAGCTGGTGAGCACAAGCGGCATTTCCCCAATTGCAAGTTCATACTGGGCCGAGCTGTGGGCAATATTCCACTCCAAGTGGGCTCCTCGGATTCTGTGGATGGCCAGCTATTGAGTCAGCTCCAGAGAATGACTATGGATGAACAAGGAACAGCTGGACAACCAGTGTACCCAGAAATGGAGGCTGAGGATTCCCGTCTCACCACTTTCCACAACTGGCCGACTGAGGCTTCAATCCAGCCGGATGTCCTTGCCAGAGCAGGATTTTTCTACACAG GCCACGGTGATAATGTCAAATGCTTCTACTGTGATGGAGGACTGAGGAACTGGGAGCCTGGCGACGACCCCTGGCAGGAACATGCCAAATGGTTTCCACG ATGTGAGTTTTTAATACAGTCAAGAGGACAGGAGTACATCACCAACATACAAGATGTTCATTTCCATCTGGGAGATACTGTG GGAGGATCCCAGACTTCCACTGGCAGAGACATCGGCTCCAGAAACG CTATGGTGGGAGGTCTGGGAACTTCATCGGCCATGCTTTCTCCTGTGGTGCAAACTGTGGTCCAGATGGGCTTTGAGGCCAGCCTGGTGGAGAGTCTAGTCCAGACCAAATTCCTCCTGACAGGCCAGCACTACACATCCGTGTCTGACCTGGTGACTGATGTACTGCAGACAGAGGAGGCGGACAGACAGAGGGGGGCAAACAGCAGAG AGCCAGAGATGAGACAGGACTCCAGTGCAGGAAATGTGAGGAGACAGACACCAATCCGGGAGAAAG TAAAAGATCCCAGTCCAGAGGAGCTGCTGAGGCAGCTGCAGGAAGAGAGGACCTGTAAAGTATGCATGGACAAGTTGGTGTCCATTGTCTTCATCCCCTGTGGTCACCTGGTGGTTTGTGGTGACTGTGCTGCCAGTCTGCGTCACTGCCCCATCTGCAGAGCTGTCATCAGAGGCAGCGTTCGTGCTTTTATGTCTTAA
- the birc7 gene encoding baculoviral IAP repeat-containing protein 7 isoform X2 has protein sequence MMNDWRTMQCILEEPQMRTEGERLLTFLNWPTDAPVTSRDLARAGFFFLGPGDKVQCFCCGGILRCWINGDSPAGEHKRHFPNCKFILGRAVGNIPLQVGSSDSVDGQLLSQLQRMTMDEQGTAGQPVYPEMEAEDSRLTTFHNWPTEASIQPDVLARAGFFYTGHGDNVKCFYCDGGLRNWEPGDDPWQEHAKWFPRCEFLIQSRGQEYITNIQDVHFHLGDTVGGSQTSTGRDIGSRNAAMVGGLGTSSAMLSPVVQTVVQMGFEASLVESLVQTKFLLTGQHYTSVSDLVTDVLQTEEADRQRGANSREPEMRQDSSAGNVRRQTPIREKVKDPSPEELLRQLQEERTCKVCMDKLVSIVFIPCGHLVVCGDCAASLRHCPICRAVIRGSVRAFMS, from the exons ATGATGAACGACTGGAGAACTATGCAGTGCATCCTTGAGGAGCCTCAGATGCGGACAGAAGGAGAGAGGCTACTAACTTTTCTGAACTGGCCAACAGATGCACCTGTCACATCTAGAGATCTGGCCAGGGCAGGCTTTTTCTTTCTTGGCCCGGGGGACAAAGTTCAGTGTTTCTGCTGTGGAGGGATTTTAAGATGTTGGATAAACGGGGACAGCCCAGCTGGTGAGCACAAGCGGCATTTCCCCAATTGCAAGTTCATACTGGGCCGAGCTGTGGGCAATATTCCACTCCAAGTGGGCTCCTCGGATTCTGTGGATGGCCAGCTATTGAGTCAGCTCCAGAGAATGACTATGGATGAACAAGGAACAGCTGGACAACCAGTGTACCCAGAAATGGAGGCTGAGGATTCCCGTCTCACCACTTTCCACAACTGGCCGACTGAGGCTTCAATCCAGCCGGATGTCCTTGCCAGAGCAGGATTTTTCTACACAG GCCACGGTGATAATGTCAAATGCTTCTACTGTGATGGAGGACTGAGGAACTGGGAGCCTGGCGACGACCCCTGGCAGGAACATGCCAAATGGTTTCCACG ATGTGAGTTTTTAATACAGTCAAGAGGACAGGAGTACATCACCAACATACAAGATGTTCATTTCCATCTGGGAGATACTGTG GGAGGATCCCAGACTTCCACTGGCAGAGACATCGGCTCCAGAAACG CAGCTATGGTGGGAGGTCTGGGAACTTCATCGGCCATGCTTTCTCCTGTGGTGCAAACTGTGGTCCAGATGGGCTTTGAGGCCAGCCTGGTGGAGAGTCTAGTCCAGACCAAATTCCTCCTGACAGGCCAGCACTACACATCCGTGTCTGACCTGGTGACTGATGTACTGCAGACAGAGGAGGCGGACAGACAGAGGGGGGCAAACAGCAGAG AGCCAGAGATGAGACAGGACTCCAGTGCAGGAAATGTGAGGAGACAGACACCAATCCGGGAGAAAG TAAAAGATCCCAGTCCAGAGGAGCTGCTGAGGCAGCTGCAGGAAGAGAGGACCTGTAAAGTATGCATGGACAAGTTGGTGTCCATTGTCTTCATCCCCTGTGGTCACCTGGTGGTTTGTGGTGACTGTGCTGCCAGTCTGCGTCACTGCCCCATCTGCAGAGCTGTCATCAGAGGCAGCGTTCGTGCTTTTATGTCTTAA
- the birc7 gene encoding baculoviral IAP repeat-containing protein 7 isoform X1, producing MMNDWRTMQCILEEPQMRTEGERLLTFLNWPTDAPVTSRDLARAGFFFLGPGDKVQCFCCGGILRCWINGDSPAGEHKRHFPNCKFILGRAVGNIPLQVGSSDSVDGQLLSQLQRMTMDEQGTAGQPVYPEMEAEDSRLTTFHNWPTEASIQPDVLARAGFFYTGHGDNVKCFYCDGGLRNWEPGDDPWQEHAKWFPRCEFLIQSRGQEYITNIQDVHFHLGDTVGGSQTSTGRDIGSRNAAMVGGLGTSSAMLSPVVQTVVQMGFEASLVESLVQTKFLLTGQHYTSVSDLVTDVLQTEEADRQRGANSRVEPEMRQDSSAGNVRRQTPIREKVKDPSPEELLRQLQEERTCKVCMDKLVSIVFIPCGHLVVCGDCAASLRHCPICRAVIRGSVRAFMS from the exons ATGATGAACGACTGGAGAACTATGCAGTGCATCCTTGAGGAGCCTCAGATGCGGACAGAAGGAGAGAGGCTACTAACTTTTCTGAACTGGCCAACAGATGCACCTGTCACATCTAGAGATCTGGCCAGGGCAGGCTTTTTCTTTCTTGGCCCGGGGGACAAAGTTCAGTGTTTCTGCTGTGGAGGGATTTTAAGATGTTGGATAAACGGGGACAGCCCAGCTGGTGAGCACAAGCGGCATTTCCCCAATTGCAAGTTCATACTGGGCCGAGCTGTGGGCAATATTCCACTCCAAGTGGGCTCCTCGGATTCTGTGGATGGCCAGCTATTGAGTCAGCTCCAGAGAATGACTATGGATGAACAAGGAACAGCTGGACAACCAGTGTACCCAGAAATGGAGGCTGAGGATTCCCGTCTCACCACTTTCCACAACTGGCCGACTGAGGCTTCAATCCAGCCGGATGTCCTTGCCAGAGCAGGATTTTTCTACACAG GCCACGGTGATAATGTCAAATGCTTCTACTGTGATGGAGGACTGAGGAACTGGGAGCCTGGCGACGACCCCTGGCAGGAACATGCCAAATGGTTTCCACG ATGTGAGTTTTTAATACAGTCAAGAGGACAGGAGTACATCACCAACATACAAGATGTTCATTTCCATCTGGGAGATACTGTG GGAGGATCCCAGACTTCCACTGGCAGAGACATCGGCTCCAGAAACG CAGCTATGGTGGGAGGTCTGGGAACTTCATCGGCCATGCTTTCTCCTGTGGTGCAAACTGTGGTCCAGATGGGCTTTGAGGCCAGCCTGGTGGAGAGTCTAGTCCAGACCAAATTCCTCCTGACAGGCCAGCACTACACATCCGTGTCTGACCTGGTGACTGATGTACTGCAGACAGAGGAGGCGGACAGACAGAGGGGGGCAAACAGCAGAG TAGAGCCAGAGATGAGACAGGACTCCAGTGCAGGAAATGTGAGGAGACAGACACCAATCCGGGAGAAAG TAAAAGATCCCAGTCCAGAGGAGCTGCTGAGGCAGCTGCAGGAAGAGAGGACCTGTAAAGTATGCATGGACAAGTTGGTGTCCATTGTCTTCATCCCCTGTGGTCACCTGGTGGTTTGTGGTGACTGTGCTGCCAGTCTGCGTCACTGCCCCATCTGCAGAGCTGTCATCAGAGGCAGCGTTCGTGCTTTTATGTCTTAA